In the genome of Streptomyces racemochromogenes, one region contains:
- a CDS encoding cell division protein SepF: protein MSRYDVTDEQWEGLAQVVPLRSRNEWPSRVDHRTIPKAPGAAAAEQRRFVVIRVQIFADAREVAEYLIAQIPVLLDLTGADSEVAKRILDFSSGVVFGLGSGMHRVDRNVFLLAPVGTEVEGIAAAAVPRS, encoded by the coding sequence GTGAGCAGGTACGACGTCACCGACGAGCAGTGGGAGGGACTCGCGCAGGTGGTACCCCTGCGCAGTCGCAACGAATGGCCCTCCCGGGTGGACCACCGCACCATCCCCAAGGCCCCCGGGGCGGCCGCGGCGGAACAGCGGCGCTTCGTGGTGATCCGGGTTCAGATCTTCGCCGACGCGCGGGAGGTGGCCGAGTACCTGATCGCGCAGATCCCCGTACTGCTGGACCTCACCGGCGCCGACAGCGAAGTGGCCAAGCGGATCCTCGACTTCAGCAGTGGTGTGGTCTTCGGCCTGGGCAGCGGCATGCACCGGGTCGACCGCAACGTCTTCCTGCTGGCCCCCGTCGGGACCGAGGTGGAGGGGATCGCGGCCGCGGCCGTCCCCCGATCGTAG
- a CDS encoding helix-turn-helix domain-containing protein, with product MTNGDEVRTLSDTAGSGPARSGATGRAGPAVRPPRREDAIRNRAQILAAAEQLFTERDPRGVTMDHIAKAAGVGRATLYRRFPDPASVAAALLDEHERTLRGRLAFGPPPLGPGAPPAQRLAAFYAAALEHLERHLPLALGIGPGPARFAGGTYRHWRAHVRALLVEADADDPDVSVDALLSPLSPEVYQFQRHTLGFAPARIAETLGRLARGVLPDPQMG from the coding sequence ATGACCAATGGCGACGAGGTCCGCACGTTGAGCGACACCGCGGGCTCCGGCCCCGCCCGGTCGGGTGCCACGGGGAGGGCCGGGCCGGCCGTGCGGCCGCCGCGCCGCGAGGACGCGATCCGCAACCGCGCGCAGATCCTGGCCGCCGCGGAGCAGTTGTTCACCGAGCGGGATCCGCGCGGCGTGACGATGGACCACATAGCCAAGGCGGCCGGCGTCGGGCGGGCGACGCTCTACCGCCGGTTCCCCGATCCGGCCTCCGTGGCCGCGGCACTGCTGGACGAGCACGAGCGGACCCTGCGCGGGCGCCTCGCGTTCGGGCCGCCGCCGCTGGGGCCGGGCGCCCCGCCGGCGCAGCGGCTGGCCGCCTTCTACGCGGCGGCCCTGGAGCACCTGGAGCGGCATCTGCCGCTGGCTCTGGGCATCGGCCCGGGCCCGGCCCGGTTCGCGGGCGGCACGTACCGGCACTGGCGGGCGCACGTCCGGGCCCTGCTCGTGGAGGCGGACGCCGACGACCCCGACGTCAGTGTGGACGCCCTGCTCAGCCCGCTCTCCCCGGAGGTCTACCAGTTCCAGCGGCACACCCTGGGCTTCGCGCCCGCGCGGATCGCCGAGACGCTCGGGCGGCTGGCGCGCGGGGTACTCCCCGACCCACAGATGGGTTAG
- a CDS encoding DUF2470 domain-containing protein: MRLPGAPAATPPARPTEAERVRSVLAAAHSMTVVIDGVRHEVRDLDGGDVLGRLHLHPAAPLAGQPAPLPHDGPPAIRLEFTDIAPTPVRDRVRARVTVLGHLLTPWADGSSAPGTTTCVEYGRAVLETARGTSYIGLEELDGAWPDPLATYEAGMLTHLLDEHPELVTLLLRLVRPLPSAAVLRALPLALDRYGITLRLEERAGHRDVRLPFPSVLDDVDQAGTQIQALLSAARRRSHRNSLPA; encoded by the coding sequence ATGCGCCTGCCCGGTGCCCCCGCCGCCACGCCCCCCGCCCGGCCCACCGAGGCCGAACGGGTCCGCTCCGTCCTGGCCGCCGCCCACTCGATGACCGTCGTCATCGACGGCGTGCGCCACGAGGTCCGCGACCTGGACGGCGGGGACGTGCTCGGCCGGCTGCACCTGCACCCCGCCGCGCCCCTGGCCGGGCAGCCGGCCCCGCTCCCGCACGACGGACCGCCCGCCATCCGGCTGGAGTTCACCGACATCGCCCCGACACCCGTACGCGACCGGGTGCGCGCCCGCGTCACCGTCCTGGGCCACCTGCTGACCCCCTGGGCCGACGGGTCCTCCGCCCCCGGGACCACCACCTGCGTGGAGTACGGCCGGGCGGTCCTGGAGACCGCGCGGGGAACCTCGTACATCGGGCTGGAGGAGCTGGACGGGGCCTGGCCCGACCCGCTGGCCACCTACGAGGCCGGCATGCTCACCCACCTCCTCGACGAGCACCCCGAACTGGTGACCCTGCTCCTGCGGCTGGTCCGGCCGCTGCCCTCGGCCGCCGTCCTGCGCGCGCTGCCGCTCGCCCTGGACCGGTACGGGATCACCCTGCGCCTGGAGGAGCGCGCCGGCCACCGCGACGTGCGCCTGCCCTTCCCCTCCGTCCTCGACGACGTCGACCAGGCGGGCACCCAGATCCAGGCCCTGCTCAGCGCGGCCCGGCGGCGCTCGCACCGCAACTCCCTCCCCGCTTGA
- a CDS encoding NADP-dependent oxidoreductase, translated as MKAITYSSYGTPARLELVEAPEPKVGPGEVLIRVKAAGVNPVDWKLAAGYLDAILEVRYPVIPGWDVAGVVEAVGPDTFDFAVGDEVYGYVRKEWVELGTYAELVAAPVRTLARKPRALTFEQAAGVPLAGLTAYQSLTRVDVKAGETVVIHSAAGGTGSLGVQIAVALGLRVIGTAGAHNHDYLRSLGAEPVLYGDGLADRIRELAPEGIDAGLDFFGAGAVEVLQSLVKERGRVVSIADYEAAAKGAHQPWVRPDTADLTFLAELADSGRLTVNVEHALPLAEAAKAWELSAAGRTRGKIVLTV; from the coding sequence ATGAAGGCAATCACCTACAGCAGTTACGGAACTCCCGCCCGGCTGGAGCTCGTTGAGGCACCCGAGCCCAAGGTCGGCCCCGGGGAGGTCCTGATCCGGGTCAAGGCCGCCGGGGTCAACCCGGTGGACTGGAAGCTCGCCGCCGGATACCTCGATGCGATCCTCGAAGTGCGCTACCCCGTCATACCCGGCTGGGACGTGGCCGGAGTCGTCGAAGCCGTCGGCCCCGACACCTTCGACTTCGCCGTCGGCGACGAGGTCTACGGGTACGTCCGCAAGGAGTGGGTCGAACTCGGCACCTACGCCGAGCTCGTCGCGGCCCCCGTGCGGACGCTGGCCCGCAAGCCGCGCGCCCTGACCTTCGAGCAGGCCGCGGGCGTCCCGCTGGCCGGCCTCACCGCGTACCAGTCCCTCACCCGCGTGGACGTCAAGGCCGGCGAGACCGTCGTCATCCACTCCGCCGCGGGCGGCACCGGCTCCCTCGGCGTGCAGATCGCCGTCGCGCTCGGTCTGCGCGTCATCGGCACGGCCGGCGCGCACAACCACGACTACCTGCGCTCCCTCGGCGCCGAGCCCGTCCTGTACGGGGACGGCCTCGCGGACCGGATCCGCGAGCTCGCCCCCGAAGGCATCGACGCCGGGCTGGACTTCTTCGGCGCAGGAGCCGTGGAGGTCCTCCAGTCGCTCGTCAAGGAGCGCGGCCGGGTGGTCTCCATCGCCGACTACGAAGCCGCCGCCAAGGGCGCGCACCAGCCGTGGGTGCGCCCGGACACCGCCGACCTGACGTTCCTGGCGGAACTCGCCGACTCGGGCCGCCTCACGGTCAACGTCGAACACGCGCTGCCGCTCGCCGAGGCCGCGAAGGCCTGGGAGCTCAGCGCCGCGGGCCGCACCCGCGGCAAGATCGTCCTGACGGTCTGA
- a CDS encoding LLM class flavin-dependent oxidoreductase, with amino-acid sequence MPAPRTLHLNAFLMNAGHHDAAWRHPASTPERITDVRYFQELARTAERGRLDSIFFADGVALWGKARYNALGGFEPITLLSAIAAVTEHIGLIATVSTTFNEPYNLARKFASLDHISGGRAGWNIVTSGTLDEARNFNREEHLEHGLRYDRAREFLDVATKLWDSWEDDAIVLDKERGIYADTDKLHPAAHKGEYFGVAGPLNVPRSPQGHPLLVQAGSSESGKEFAAQYAEAVFTAQQTLADGQTFYKDLKSRLARYGRTEDELLVLPGIAPVIGATEAEAKALERELTELQVPEYGLAQLSGMLGTDLTGADLDGPLPELPEEREINGNKSRFTLVAEIARRDGLTLRQLIARLGAGRGHRVFAGTAEQIADQLEEWFTQGAADGFNIMAPVLPTGLTDFVDQVVPVLQERGLFRTEYEGRTLRENYGLARPANRHTR; translated from the coding sequence ATGCCCGCACCCCGCACCCTCCACCTCAACGCCTTCCTGATGAACGCAGGCCACCACGACGCCGCCTGGCGGCACCCGGCCAGCACCCCCGAGCGCATCACCGACGTGCGCTACTTCCAGGAGCTGGCCCGCACCGCCGAACGCGGACGACTGGACTCGATCTTCTTCGCGGACGGCGTGGCCCTGTGGGGCAAGGCCCGCTACAACGCCCTCGGCGGCTTCGAGCCGATCACCCTGCTCTCCGCCATCGCCGCCGTCACCGAGCACATCGGCCTGATCGCCACCGTCTCCACCACCTTCAACGAGCCCTACAACCTCGCCCGCAAGTTCGCCTCCCTCGACCACATCAGCGGCGGCCGGGCCGGCTGGAACATCGTCACCTCCGGCACCCTCGACGAGGCCCGCAACTTCAACCGGGAGGAGCACCTGGAGCACGGGCTGCGCTACGACCGGGCCCGCGAGTTCCTCGACGTCGCCACCAAGCTCTGGGACAGCTGGGAGGACGACGCGATCGTCCTCGACAAGGAGCGCGGCATCTACGCCGACACCGACAAGCTCCACCCGGCCGCGCACAAGGGCGAGTACTTCGGCGTCGCGGGCCCGCTCAACGTGCCGCGCTCCCCGCAGGGCCACCCGCTGCTCGTGCAGGCCGGCTCGTCCGAGTCCGGCAAGGAGTTCGCGGCCCAGTACGCGGAGGCCGTCTTCACCGCGCAGCAGACCCTCGCCGACGGCCAGACCTTCTACAAGGACCTCAAGTCCCGCCTCGCCCGCTACGGCCGCACCGAGGACGAGCTGCTCGTCCTGCCCGGCATCGCCCCCGTCATCGGCGCCACCGAGGCCGAGGCGAAGGCACTGGAACGGGAGCTCACCGAGCTGCAGGTCCCCGAGTACGGGCTCGCCCAGCTGTCGGGGATGCTGGGCACCGACCTCACCGGCGCCGACCTCGACGGCCCGCTGCCCGAGCTCCCCGAGGAGCGGGAGATCAACGGCAACAAGAGCCGCTTCACGCTCGTCGCCGAGATCGCCCGCCGCGACGGGCTCACCCTGCGCCAGCTGATCGCGCGCCTCGGCGCCGGGCGCGGCCACCGGGTCTTCGCGGGCACCGCCGAGCAGATCGCCGACCAGCTGGAGGAGTGGTTCACCCAGGGCGCGGCCGACGGCTTCAACATCATGGCGCCCGTGCTGCCCACCGGCCTCACCGACTTCGTCGACCAGGTCGTGCCGGTCCTCCAGGAGCGGGGGCTGTTCCGCACCGAGTACGAGGGGCGCACCCTGCGCGAGAACTACGGCCTGGCGCGCCCCGCCAACCGCCACACCCGGTAG
- a CDS encoding ABC transporter permease translates to MSTDTPVTATVTASATRAGTGTLVPAAPAPAAPDALRDGARPAAPAAPAPAAPAAPRPARSVPVLRWLRASLLRSAAILALLALWEAAPRLGLVDATFLPPVSEVARAWWELLGDGQLGEHTWASLTRSFGGFAIAVAVAVPLGLLIGWYRPVAAFLGPLLELFRNTAALALLPVFVLLLGIGETSKVSIVVYACVWPILLNTISAVGNADPTLVRLARSMNLSTPRLFQKVILPASVPAVFTGIRLAGAVSILVLVAAEMIGAKAGLGYLINASQFNFAIPQMYAGIVTISAIGVAFNQVLVAVERRLSLWRVPA, encoded by the coding sequence ATGAGCACCGACACACCCGTCACCGCCACCGTCACCGCCAGCGCCACCCGCGCCGGGACCGGCACGCTCGTCCCCGCCGCCCCGGCCCCCGCCGCCCCGGACGCCCTACGGGACGGGGCGCGGCCGGCGGCCCCCGCCGCCCCCGCCCCCGCCGCGCCCGCCGCTCCCCGGCCGGCCCGGTCGGTGCCCGTACTGCGCTGGCTGCGGGCCTCGCTGCTGCGGTCGGCGGCGATCCTCGCCCTGCTCGCGCTGTGGGAGGCCGCACCCCGGCTCGGCCTGGTCGACGCCACCTTCCTGCCCCCGGTCAGCGAGGTGGCCCGGGCCTGGTGGGAGCTGCTCGGCGACGGCCAGCTCGGCGAGCACACGTGGGCCAGTCTCACCCGGTCCTTCGGCGGCTTCGCCATCGCCGTCGCGGTGGCGGTCCCGCTCGGTCTCCTGATCGGGTGGTACCGGCCCGTCGCGGCCTTCCTCGGCCCGCTGCTGGAGCTGTTCCGCAACACGGCGGCCCTCGCGCTGCTCCCCGTCTTCGTCCTGCTCCTCGGCATCGGGGAGACCTCGAAGGTGTCGATCGTCGTCTACGCCTGCGTCTGGCCGATCCTCCTGAACACCATCAGTGCCGTCGGCAACGCGGACCCCACCCTGGTCCGGCTGGCCCGGTCGATGAACCTGTCGACGCCCAGGCTCTTCCAGAAGGTGATCCTCCCGGCCTCCGTCCCGGCCGTCTTCACCGGCATCCGGCTGGCCGGAGCGGTGTCGATCCTGGTGCTGGTGGCCGCCGAGATGATCGGCGCCAAGGCGGGGCTCGGCTACCTGATCAACGCCTCGCAGTTCAACTTCGCCATCCCGCAGATGTACGCGGGGATCGTCACGATCTCGGCCATCGGCGTGGCCTTCAACCAGGTCCTGGTGGCGGTCGAACGCCGCCTCAGCCTCTGGCGCGTCCCCGCCTGA
- a CDS encoding ABC transporter ATP-binding protein: MAKIVFESVTKTFPVKGGGKGAEFTALDGIDLEIAAGEFLVVVGPSGCGKSTLLDLLGGLTRPTSGRILLDGEPVTGPGLDRGIVFQQYALLPWRTALGNVEFGLEATGVPRRQRAAKAREFLDLVGLRGFEDRHPHELSGGMRQRVAIARSLAYDPDVLLMDEPFAALDAQTRESLQDELRRIWQRTGKTVVFITHGIEEAVYLGQRVAVITSRPGRVKEVVPVSLGDRLTGSTGEDLRSSPEFARYRHEIWSLLHDEVARAQQLEKEEAAA, encoded by the coding sequence ATGGCCAAGATCGTGTTCGAGTCCGTGACCAAGACCTTCCCGGTCAAGGGGGGCGGGAAGGGCGCCGAGTTCACCGCGCTCGACGGGATCGACCTGGAGATCGCGGCGGGGGAGTTCCTGGTCGTCGTCGGCCCCAGCGGCTGCGGGAAGTCCACCCTCCTGGACCTCCTCGGCGGCCTCACCCGGCCCACCTCCGGCCGCATCCTGCTCGACGGCGAGCCCGTCACCGGGCCGGGGCTGGACCGGGGCATCGTCTTCCAGCAGTACGCGCTCCTGCCCTGGCGCACCGCGCTCGGCAACGTCGAGTTCGGCCTGGAGGCCACCGGCGTCCCGCGCAGACAACGGGCGGCGAAGGCCCGGGAGTTCCTCGACCTGGTGGGACTGCGCGGATTCGAGGACCGGCATCCGCACGAGCTGTCCGGCGGGATGCGCCAGCGGGTCGCCATCGCCCGCTCGCTGGCGTACGACCCGGACGTGCTGCTGATGGACGAGCCCTTCGCAGCGCTGGACGCGCAGACCCGCGAGTCCCTCCAGGACGAACTGCGGCGCATCTGGCAGCGGACCGGCAAGACCGTCGTCTTCATCACGCACGGCATCGAGGAGGCCGTGTACCTCGGGCAGCGGGTGGCCGTCATCACCTCCCGGCCCGGCCGGGTCAAGGAGGTCGTCCCGGTCTCGCTCGGCGACCGGCTCACCGGGTCCACCGGCGAGGACCTGCGCTCCAGCCCGGAGTTCGCCCGCTACCGCCACGAGATCTGGAGCCTGCTCCACGACGAGGTGGCCCGCGCCCAGCAACTGGAGAAGGAAGAGGCCGCCGCATGA
- a CDS encoding ABC transporter substrate-binding protein: MSAASTTATRSRRQFLTLLGISAAAVSCGTATATGGGSGRPGGQVTTLKYQGSVGAVTLPELAADLGYLGNLKLEWVGNTISGPQDIQSAATGQIHFGGAFNGAIVKLASSKAPITSVISYYGVDQDAYSGYYVLEDSPIRSARDLLGKKVGMNTLGAHSQALLDIYLSRNGISKAESAKVEALVVPPVNTEQVLRQKQIEVGVLGGVLRDKALAAGGIRPLFSDYDLLGKFSAGSYVMTKQFVKQNPDTVRTFVTGIGKAIEWSRTTPRQEVIARQTEIVKKRGRNEDTATLQYWRSYGVAGQYGRIEDKEFQLWLDWLGERGEIKPGQLKAADLYTNEFNGQGKG, from the coding sequence ATGTCCGCAGCATCCACCACCGCCACCCGTTCCCGGCGCCAGTTCCTGACCCTGCTCGGCATCTCGGCGGCCGCGGTGAGCTGCGGTACGGCCACCGCCACCGGAGGCGGCTCCGGCCGCCCCGGCGGCCAGGTCACCACGCTGAAGTACCAGGGCAGCGTGGGCGCCGTCACCCTTCCCGAGCTGGCCGCCGACCTCGGCTACCTCGGGAACCTCAAGCTGGAGTGGGTCGGCAACACCATCAGCGGCCCGCAGGACATCCAGTCCGCCGCCACCGGCCAGATCCACTTCGGCGGCGCCTTCAACGGCGCCATCGTCAAACTCGCCTCCAGCAAGGCCCCGATCACCTCCGTCATCTCCTACTACGGCGTCGACCAGGACGCGTACAGCGGCTACTACGTCCTGGAGGACAGCCCGATCCGCTCGGCCCGCGACCTGCTCGGCAAGAAGGTCGGCATGAACACCCTGGGCGCGCACTCCCAGGCCCTCCTGGACATCTACCTGAGCCGCAACGGGATATCGAAGGCGGAATCGGCCAAGGTCGAGGCGCTCGTCGTGCCGCCCGTCAACACCGAGCAGGTGCTGCGGCAGAAGCAGATCGAGGTCGGCGTGCTGGGCGGCGTCCTGCGCGACAAGGCCCTCGCGGCCGGCGGCATCAGGCCGCTGTTCAGCGACTACGACCTGCTCGGCAAGTTCAGCGCCGGCTCCTACGTGATGACGAAGCAGTTCGTGAAGCAGAACCCGGACACCGTCCGCACCTTCGTCACCGGGATCGGCAAGGCCATCGAATGGTCGCGCACCACCCCGCGCCAGGAGGTCATCGCCCGCCAGACCGAGATCGTCAAGAAGCGCGGCCGCAACGAGGACACGGCCACCCTCCAGTACTGGCGCTCCTACGGGGTCGCCGGGCAGTACGGGCGGATCGAGGACAAGGAGTTCCAGCTCTGGCTGGACTGGCTCGGCGAGCGGGGCGAGATCAAGCCCGGCCAGCTCAAGGCCGCCGACCTGTACACCAACGAGTTCAACGGCCAGGGGAAGGGCTGA
- the ssuE gene encoding NADPH-dependent FMN reductase — protein MPSKLLALTGSPSAHSRTEVVADHVLRRLAHAGFETAHLSVRTLPAADLLAARRGEPEIRSALEAVAAADGLVIATPVYKASYTGLLKAFLDLLPQDGLAGKTVLPLATGGSLAHVLTIDYALRPVLAALGARHVTAGRFVLDSSVERGAGPDRLRPEAELDLFQAVDEFADAFPALTTVP, from the coding sequence GTGCCGTCCAAGTTGCTCGCCCTCACCGGCAGCCCCTCCGCCCACTCCCGCACCGAGGTCGTCGCCGACCACGTGCTGCGGCGCCTGGCCCACGCCGGGTTCGAGACCGCGCACCTGTCCGTACGCACCCTCCCCGCCGCCGACCTGCTGGCCGCCCGGCGCGGTGAGCCGGAGATCCGCAGCGCCCTGGAGGCCGTCGCCGCAGCCGACGGCCTGGTCATCGCGACCCCGGTCTACAAGGCCTCGTACACCGGCCTCCTCAAGGCCTTCCTCGACCTGCTCCCGCAGGACGGCCTGGCCGGGAAGACCGTCCTGCCGCTGGCCACCGGCGGCAGCCTCGCCCACGTCCTGACGATCGACTACGCCCTGCGCCCGGTGCTCGCCGCCCTCGGCGCCCGGCACGTCACCGCCGGCCGGTTCGTCCTGGACTCCTCGGTCGAGCGCGGGGCCGGCCCCGACCGGCTGCGCCCCGAGGCCGAGCTGGACCTCTTCCAGGCCGTCGACGAGTTCGCCGACGCCTTCCCCGCCCTGACCACCGTCCCGTAA
- a CDS encoding TauD/TfdA dioxygenase family protein → MATATATTVTKIGGRIGAEIGGVRLGGELAAETVAEVRAALLAHKVVFFRDQDHLDEASHEAFARLLGTPVAHPTVPSADGRYALGIDSHHGARANQWHTDVTFVPAYPAFSILRAVTIPPYGGDTLWANTATAYSHLPEPLRALADGLRAVHSNEYDYAALKPDALPEALAQYREVFTSTSFLTEHPLVRVHPETGERTLLLGNFVQRIQGLTGRDSRALVDLFQAHVESPENTVRWQWRTGDVAIWDNRATQHYGVDDSDDHERTLRRVTVDGDVPVGPDGVPSRLISPEAVPEPSFGIASGASTSA, encoded by the coding sequence ATGGCCACCGCCACCGCCACCACCGTCACGAAGATCGGCGGCCGCATCGGCGCCGAGATCGGCGGCGTCCGCCTGGGCGGCGAGCTCGCCGCCGAGACCGTCGCCGAGGTCCGGGCCGCCCTGCTCGCCCACAAGGTCGTCTTCTTCCGCGACCAGGACCACCTGGACGAGGCCTCCCACGAGGCCTTCGCCCGGCTGCTCGGGACGCCCGTCGCGCACCCCACCGTGCCCTCCGCGGACGGGCGTTACGCCCTCGGCATCGACTCCCACCACGGCGCCCGCGCCAATCAGTGGCACACCGACGTGACCTTCGTCCCCGCCTACCCCGCCTTCTCGATCCTGCGGGCCGTCACCATCCCCCCGTACGGCGGCGACACGCTCTGGGCCAACACCGCCACCGCCTACTCCCACCTGCCCGAGCCGCTGCGGGCGCTCGCCGACGGGCTGCGGGCCGTGCACTCCAACGAGTACGACTACGCCGCCCTGAAGCCGGACGCCCTCCCCGAGGCCCTCGCCCAGTACCGGGAGGTGTTCACCTCCACCTCCTTCCTCACCGAGCACCCGCTGGTCCGCGTCCACCCCGAGACCGGTGAGCGGACCCTGCTCCTCGGCAACTTCGTGCAGCGGATCCAGGGCCTGACCGGCCGGGACTCGCGGGCCCTGGTGGACCTCTTCCAGGCGCACGTCGAGAGCCCCGAGAACACCGTGCGGTGGCAGTGGCGCACCGGTGACGTCGCGATCTGGGACAACCGCGCCACCCAGCACTACGGCGTCGACGACTCCGACGACCACGAGCGCACCCTGCGCCGGGTCACGGTCGACGGCGACGTCCCGGTCGGGCCCGACGGGGTGCCCTCCCGCCTGATCAGCCCCGAGGCCGTACCCGAGCCGTCCTTCGGCATCGCGTCCGGAGCCTCGACCTCCGCCTGA
- a CDS encoding ROK family transcriptional regulator: MTRMPGDGRGAANAAAVLRTVLDHGPVARSGISALCGLSPAAVSRQATGLLRAGLLRELPGPPAHAGSGRPRVPLDLHTGAVGGPVAAGLHIGVPSSTFSLVDLRGRTLARRSLPHHAGRNDPALIACALRDFLRDSDTGRPLLGLGAALGGWVRPDTGTVVRHPALDWHDRPLADELGAALRLPVRVDNHARAVAAAEVLFGHPAARRSLVHLFIGNVVDAAFGIEGTVHQGPGSAAGDVAHLPVPGSGAACACGRTGCLQAAASDTALGAEAVRRGIVPDPSVPLLADAAAAGDPRADRLLRERARDVGRAAALLLDVFNPAVMVVTELSSVLNDAYLDEIRTAALERSRVCDDPARIVAPHAGPAVLPQAAATVLLAPLFRDPAGGSPAPSTDPVPAPTPPPPHPDPTPTPPPTPQLI, translated from the coding sequence ATGACGAGAATGCCGGGCGACGGCCGGGGGGCCGCCAATGCCGCCGCCGTGCTGCGGACCGTGCTGGACCACGGACCCGTCGCGCGGAGCGGGATCTCCGCCCTGTGCGGGCTGAGTCCCGCCGCGGTGTCGCGGCAGGCGACCGGGCTGCTGCGGGCCGGGCTGCTGCGCGAGCTGCCCGGGCCCCCGGCGCACGCCGGGTCCGGTCGGCCGCGGGTGCCGCTCGACCTGCACACCGGGGCCGTCGGCGGGCCCGTCGCCGCCGGGCTGCACATCGGGGTGCCCTCCTCCACCTTCAGCCTCGTCGACCTGCGCGGCCGGACCCTGGCCCGCCGCTCCCTCCCCCACCACGCCGGGCGGAACGACCCCGCCCTCATCGCCTGCGCGCTCCGCGACTTCCTCCGCGACTCCGACACCGGCCGCCCCCTGCTCGGCCTCGGGGCGGCCCTCGGCGGCTGGGTCCGCCCCGACACCGGGACCGTCGTGCGCCACCCCGCGCTCGACTGGCACGACCGCCCCCTCGCGGACGAACTCGGCGCCGCCCTCCGGCTCCCCGTCCGGGTCGACAACCACGCCCGGGCCGTCGCGGCCGCCGAGGTCCTGTTCGGGCACCCGGCGGCCCGCCGCAGCCTCGTCCACCTGTTCATCGGCAACGTCGTCGACGCCGCGTTCGGCATCGAGGGCACCGTCCACCAGGGCCCGGGCTCCGCCGCCGGCGACGTCGCCCACCTCCCCGTGCCCGGGTCCGGCGCCGCCTGCGCGTGCGGCCGTACGGGGTGCCTCCAGGCGGCCGCCTCCGACACCGCGCTCGGCGCCGAGGCCGTGCGGCGGGGCATCGTCCCCGATCCGTCGGTCCCCCTCCTGGCCGACGCCGCGGCCGCGGGCGACCCGCGCGCCGACCGGCTGCTGCGCGAGCGCGCCCGGGACGTGGGGCGGGCCGCGGCCCTGCTCCTCGACGTGTTCAACCCGGCGGTCATGGTCGTCACGGAGCTCTCCAGCGTCCTGAACGACGCCTACCTCGACGAGATCCGCACCGCCGCCCTGGAGCGCTCCCGCGTCTGCGACGACCCCGCCCGGATCGTGGCCCCGCACGCCGGCCCGGCCGTACTCCCCCAGGCCGCCGCGACCGTCCTCCTGGCCCCGCTGTTCCGGGACCCGGCGGGCGGCTCCCCGGCCCCCAGCACGGACCCCGTCCCGGCTCCCACCCCACCTCCACCCCACCCCGACCCCACTCCCACCCCGCCCCCGACCCCACAGCTCATCTGA